One Elaeis guineensis isolate ETL-2024a chromosome 10, EG11, whole genome shotgun sequence genomic window carries:
- the LOC105052399 gene encoding histone H3-like centromeric protein CENH3 isoform X2: MARTKHFTNKLRYRPKKRLRWNQPSQQQAGPPLPFSLSRGRPSARGGEPEAPQEEGTPADQTRRGRRFRPGTVALREIRKLQRTWKLLIPFAPFVRLVKEITSFYSRDVSRWTAEALFAIQEATECYIHGLFEDANLCAIHAKRVTLTDTRELMWEPIFKGEYVLEESMAMNILIQKEKMACIAE; encoded by the exons ATGGCGAGGACAAAACACTTCACGAACAAGCTCCGCTATCGTCCGAAGAAAAGACTTCGATGGAACCAGCCTTCGCAGCAGCAAGCTGGTCCCCcactccccttctctctctct CGAGGGAGACCGAGTGCGAGAGGTGGCGAACCAGAGGCGCCTCAAG aaGAAGGAACTCCTGCGGACCAGACCCGCCGGGGCCGGAGGTTCCGGCCGGGGACCGTGGCTCTCCGTGAGATCCGGAAGCTGCAGAGGACTTGGAAGCTGCTGATCCCCTTCGCACCCTTCGTCAGACTT GTAAAGGAGATTACTAGCTTCTATTCAAGAGATGTGTCTCGATGGACAGCTGAAGCTCTGTTTGCAATTCAAGAG GCCACAGAATGTTATATACATGGGTTATTTGAAGATGCAAATCTATGTGCAATTCATGCCAAACGTGTTACTCTTA CTGATACAAGAGAGTTGATGTGGGAACCCATTTTTAAGGGTGAATATGTGCTTGAAGAAAGCATGGCAATGAACATATTGATTCAAAAGGAAAAGATGGCCTGTATTGCAGAATAA
- the LOC105052399 gene encoding histone H3-like centromeric protein CENH3 isoform X1 — MARTKHFTNKLRYRPKKRLRWNQPSQQQAGEASTSGTRSRSIHRGRPSARGGEPEAPQEEGTPADQTRRGRRFRPGTVALREIRKLQRTWKLLIPFAPFVRLVKEITSFYSRDVSRWTAEALFAIQEATECYIHGLFEDANLCAIHAKRVTLTDTRELMWEPIFKGEYVLEESMAMNILIQKEKMACIAE; from the exons ATGGCGAGGACAAAACACTTCACGAACAAGCTCCGCTATCGTCCGAAGAAAAGACTTCGATGGAACCAGCCTTCGCAGCAGCAAGCTG GTGAAGCGAGTACCTCGGGGACGCGATCTCGCTCTATCCAT CGAGGGAGACCGAGTGCGAGAGGTGGCGAACCAGAGGCGCCTCAAG aaGAAGGAACTCCTGCGGACCAGACCCGCCGGGGCCGGAGGTTCCGGCCGGGGACCGTGGCTCTCCGTGAGATCCGGAAGCTGCAGAGGACTTGGAAGCTGCTGATCCCCTTCGCACCCTTCGTCAGACTT GTAAAGGAGATTACTAGCTTCTATTCAAGAGATGTGTCTCGATGGACAGCTGAAGCTCTGTTTGCAATTCAAGAG GCCACAGAATGTTATATACATGGGTTATTTGAAGATGCAAATCTATGTGCAATTCATGCCAAACGTGTTACTCTTA CTGATACAAGAGAGTTGATGTGGGAACCCATTTTTAAGGGTGAATATGTGCTTGAAGAAAGCATGGCAATGAACATATTGATTCAAAAGGAAAAGATGGCCTGTATTGCAGAATAA
- the LOC105052399 gene encoding histone H3-like centromeric protein CENH3 isoform X5, whose product MARTKHFTNKLRYRPKKRLRWNQPSQQQAGEASTSGTRSRSIHRGRPSARGGEPEAPQEEGTPADQTRRGRRFRPGTVALREIRKLQRTWKLLIPFAPFVRLVKEITSFYSRDVSRWTAEALFAIQENKQALSEKQKDRN is encoded by the exons ATGGCGAGGACAAAACACTTCACGAACAAGCTCCGCTATCGTCCGAAGAAAAGACTTCGATGGAACCAGCCTTCGCAGCAGCAAGCTG GTGAAGCGAGTACCTCGGGGACGCGATCTCGCTCTATCCAT CGAGGGAGACCGAGTGCGAGAGGTGGCGAACCAGAGGCGCCTCAAG aaGAAGGAACTCCTGCGGACCAGACCCGCCGGGGCCGGAGGTTCCGGCCGGGGACCGTGGCTCTCCGTGAGATCCGGAAGCTGCAGAGGACTTGGAAGCTGCTGATCCCCTTCGCACCCTTCGTCAGACTT GTAAAGGAGATTACTAGCTTCTATTCAAGAGATGTGTCTCGATGGACAGCTGAAGCTCTGTTTGCAATTCAAGAG AATAAGCAAGCTCTTTCAGAAAAGCAGAAAGATCGTAATTGA
- the LOC105052399 gene encoding histone H3-like centromeric protein CENH3 isoform X4 produces the protein MARTKHFTNKLRYRPKKRLRWNQPSQQQAGEASTSGTRSRSIHRGRPSARGGEPEAPQEEGTPADQTRRGRRFRPGTVALREIRKLQRTWKLLIPFAPFVRLVKEITSFYSRDVSRWTAEALFAIQEATECYIHGLFEDANLCAIHAKRVTLK, from the exons ATGGCGAGGACAAAACACTTCACGAACAAGCTCCGCTATCGTCCGAAGAAAAGACTTCGATGGAACCAGCCTTCGCAGCAGCAAGCTG GTGAAGCGAGTACCTCGGGGACGCGATCTCGCTCTATCCAT CGAGGGAGACCGAGTGCGAGAGGTGGCGAACCAGAGGCGCCTCAAG aaGAAGGAACTCCTGCGGACCAGACCCGCCGGGGCCGGAGGTTCCGGCCGGGGACCGTGGCTCTCCGTGAGATCCGGAAGCTGCAGAGGACTTGGAAGCTGCTGATCCCCTTCGCACCCTTCGTCAGACTT GTAAAGGAGATTACTAGCTTCTATTCAAGAGATGTGTCTCGATGGACAGCTGAAGCTCTGTTTGCAATTCAAGAG GCCACAGAATGTTATATACATGGGTTATTTGAAGATGCAAATCTATGTGCAATTCATGCCAAACGTGTTACTCTTA AATAA
- the LOC105052399 gene encoding histone H3-like centromeric protein CENH3 isoform X3, with product MARTKHFTNKLRYRPKKRLRWNQPSQQQAGEASTSGTRSRSIHRGRPSARGGEPEAPQEEGTPADQTRRGRRFRPGTVALREIRKLQRTWKLLIPFAPFVRLVKEITSFYSRDVSRWTAEALFAIQEATECYIHGLFEDANLCAIHAKRVTLMIKDIQLARRIGGKRHW from the exons ATGGCGAGGACAAAACACTTCACGAACAAGCTCCGCTATCGTCCGAAGAAAAGACTTCGATGGAACCAGCCTTCGCAGCAGCAAGCTG GTGAAGCGAGTACCTCGGGGACGCGATCTCGCTCTATCCAT CGAGGGAGACCGAGTGCGAGAGGTGGCGAACCAGAGGCGCCTCAAG aaGAAGGAACTCCTGCGGACCAGACCCGCCGGGGCCGGAGGTTCCGGCCGGGGACCGTGGCTCTCCGTGAGATCCGGAAGCTGCAGAGGACTTGGAAGCTGCTGATCCCCTTCGCACCCTTCGTCAGACTT GTAAAGGAGATTACTAGCTTCTATTCAAGAGATGTGTCTCGATGGACAGCTGAAGCTCTGTTTGCAATTCAAGAG GCCACAGAATGTTATATACATGGGTTATTTGAAGATGCAAATCTATGTGCAATTCATGCCAAACGTGTTACTCTTA TGATAAAGGATATACAGCTGGCAAGGCGGATTGGTGGGAAAAGGCATTGGTGA
- the LOC105052398 gene encoding uncharacterized protein — MISIPLSLLVLALKSLSDERMADDPLFLHLHKLPAATSEETLARVLEILWKTRKTGLAPHEKTRLHSLLNLPTLQELDPVLACLRLIIRKCVHEKLTSEDVQSSFPVDLSVELQSTLVKVLQKYQNQWMEEASRDQPLWQQTRVSYQVRVNMPPALPPLLASEQSSSLWPRQDNATNYPNGNNFCGSVPSKADPNLPRIPPIPLQRDNGSFDNLAILPRLKSMTWTMENRNSTPANRVAIITLKLQDYTKSPSGEIEVKFQLSKDTLEAMLRSMTYISEQLSSTVEPPSEPSSKKPRQ; from the exons ATGATATCCATCCCACTTTCACTCCTGGTCCTCGCCTTGAAATCCTTGTCGGACGAAAGAATGGCGGACGACCCTCTCTTCCTCCACCTCCACAAGCTCCCAGCGGCGACGTCGGAGGAAACCCTAGCCCGCGTCCTCGAAATCCTCTGGAAGACCCGAAAGACCGGCCTCGCTCCTCACGAGAAGACCCGCCTCCACTCCCTCCTCAACCTCCCCACGCTCCAAGAGCTCGACCCC GTTTTGGCATGCCTTCGCTTGATTATCAGGAAGTGTGTACATGAGAAGCTCACAAGTGAAGATGTCCAAAGTTCATTTCCTGTTGATCTGTCTGTTGAACTTCAGAGCACTCTTGTGAAGGTACTTCAGAAATATCAGAACCAGTGGATGGAGGAAGCATCTAGAGACCAG CCTCTTTGGCAACAGACAAGGGTGTCATATCAGGTTAGAGTCAATATGCCACCAGCGCTTCCACCTCTCCTGGCTTCGGAACAGTCGTCATCACTATGGCCACGGCAAGATAATGCAACTAACTATCCTAATGGCAATAATTTCTGTGGTTCTGTTCCAAGCAAAGCTGATCCAAATCTGCCACGCATCCCTCCAATTCCCCTTCAACGGGATAATGGTTCTTTTGATAATCTG GCAATTCTTCCTCGACTCAAGTCAATGACATGGACTATGGAGAATCGAAATTCAACACCTGCAAATCGGGTGGCGATCATTACTTTGAAG CTGCAAGATTATACAAAGTCTCCTTCAGGGGAAATAGAGGTGAAGTTTCAGCTTTCAAAAGACACACTGGAAGCCATGTTGAGATCAATGACCTACATCAGTGAGCAGCTCTCAAGCACT GTGGAGCCGCCGTCAGAACCATCATCAAAGAAGCCGCGGCAGTAA